In the genome of Ostreibacterium oceani, one region contains:
- the rpoB gene encoding DNA-directed RNA polymerase subunit beta, protein MTYSYTEKKRIRKNFGKLPNVLDAPFLLATQLDSYRGFLYGNAEHPSNPEAGLESAFKSVFPIVSHAGHVELQYVGYELEKPEFSIRECKLRGLTYSSALRVKLKLVIYDKDSAKKKVKKILEPDSVFMGELPLMTETGTFVINGTERVVVSQLHRSPGVFFDHDKGKSHSSGKTLFSARVIPYRGSWLDFEFDIKDTLFCRVDRRKKLPVTVFLRALGYDNKTILDTFFEKQTVKLLATKATLHLDVQDLRGETLDFSIKDGKNVLVEAGKRITAKHIRDMQKANIDKIDVPHDYLVGRVLACDVVDKETGEILSAANDIVTSDLLDVMVTRKMKGFDLIVVNDVDKGPFISDSMRIDLTSSALEAQVEIYKMMRPGEPPTKEAAEGLFHSLFFDPDRYDLSAVGRMKFNRRVGREAIEGPGVLSNDDIIDVLRILIDIKNGNGTVDDIDHLGNRRVRCVGEMTENAFRVGLVRLERMVKERLSLVEAENLGPRDLINAKPVAAAVKEFFGSSQLSQFMDQNNPLSEVTHKRRISALGPGGLTRERAGFEVRDVHPTHYGRLCPIETPEGPNIGLINSLSTFARTNSYGFLETPYRVVKNKKVTAEIVYLSAIDESEYTIAQANARLDSKGCFVDDLVACRHQGEAVLSNPDQVQLIDVSPKQAVSVAASMIPFLEHDDANRALMGSNMQRQAVPTLKADKPLVGTGMERLVATDSGVVVIAERGGEVDSVDAGRIVIKVNDDEAAAGEAGVDIYNLTKYTRSNQNTCINQRPLVKLGDKVARGDVLADGPSTDMGELAIGQNIRVAFMPWNGYNFEDSILISERVVKEDRFTTIHIEELTCVARDTKLGSEEITVDIPNIKESALAKLDESGIIHIGAKVKQGDILVGKVTPKSERPQSPEDKLLRAIFGEKASDVKDTSLRSGSGVEGTVIDVRVFTRDGVEKDSRALAIELDEIQRVKMDLDTELAIFEDDFFERVARLLVGQKAKKGPAKIKADSVVTQDYLDSLDRNQWLDLRMQDKAINEQLDEMQSLLVVKRKESLEQFEEQKRKITQGDDLPPGVQKMVKVYLAIKRRLQPGDKLAGRHGNKGVVSMIVPQEDMPFLGDGVPVDIVLNPLGVPSRMNIGQVLETHLGWAAKGLGDKINQMLKAQTSMAKLREFLGKIYNHDKKREDLDSLSDAEIIQLAENLRGGVPMATPVFDGASEKELCELLALADLSETGQSVVFDGRTGEQFDREVTVGYMYMLKLNHLVDDKMHARSTGPYSLVTQQPLGGKAQFGGQRFGEMEVWALQAYGAAYTLQELLTVKSDDVEGRAKVYKSIVDGDPTIHPGMPESFNVLLKEVRSLGINLELEQD, encoded by the coding sequence ATGACATATTCATATACCGAAAAAAAACGTATCAGAAAAAATTTTGGCAAACTACCAAACGTTTTAGATGCGCCATTTTTGCTTGCAACTCAGCTAGACTCTTATCGGGGGTTTTTGTATGGAAACGCAGAACATCCGAGTAATCCTGAAGCAGGGCTAGAGAGTGCATTTAAATCGGTTTTCCCCATTGTCAGCCATGCTGGACATGTTGAATTACAGTACGTTGGGTATGAATTAGAAAAACCTGAATTTAGTATCCGCGAGTGTAAATTACGCGGACTAACCTATTCTTCAGCGCTGCGAGTTAAGTTAAAGCTCGTTATTTATGACAAGGATTCGGCCAAAAAGAAAGTTAAAAAAATCCTCGAGCCAGACAGTGTTTTCATGGGTGAGTTGCCTTTGATGACTGAGACGGGAACGTTTGTGATTAATGGCACCGAGCGTGTCGTTGTTTCGCAATTGCACCGTTCGCCAGGTGTGTTTTTTGACCACGACAAAGGTAAGTCGCACTCATCTGGTAAGACGCTATTTTCTGCGCGAGTTATCCCTTACCGTGGCTCTTGGTTGGATTTTGAGTTTGATATTAAGGATACCTTGTTTTGTCGGGTTGATCGCCGTAAAAAATTACCAGTAACCGTTTTTCTTCGCGCGTTAGGCTATGATAATAAAACGATTTTGGATACATTTTTTGAAAAACAAACGGTCAAACTGTTAGCCACTAAGGCAACGTTACACCTTGATGTGCAGGATTTGCGTGGTGAGACGCTCGATTTTTCGATTAAAGACGGCAAAAACGTATTAGTTGAAGCAGGCAAGCGTATTACAGCCAAGCATATTCGCGATATGCAAAAAGCGAACATTGATAAAATTGATGTCCCCCATGATTATTTGGTTGGGCGCGTCTTGGCCTGCGATGTTGTAGATAAAGAGACTGGTGAGATCCTGTCTGCTGCAAACGATATTGTGACGTCAGACTTGCTAGATGTCATGGTAACCAGAAAAATGAAAGGGTTTGACCTGATTGTCGTTAATGACGTTGATAAGGGGCCCTTTATATCCGATTCCATGCGGATTGATTTGACATCTAGCGCGTTAGAGGCGCAAGTCGAAATCTACAAAATGATGCGTCCAGGTGAGCCACCAACAAAAGAAGCGGCTGAAGGACTCTTCCATAGTTTATTTTTTGACCCAGACCGTTATGATTTATCAGCGGTTGGGCGTATGAAGTTTAATCGCCGAGTTGGGCGAGAGGCCATAGAAGGCCCAGGCGTGCTGTCTAACGATGATATCATTGATGTGTTGAGAATATTAATCGATATCAAAAACGGTAATGGCACAGTCGATGATATCGATCATTTGGGCAATCGACGCGTTCGCTGTGTCGGAGAAATGACAGAAAATGCGTTTCGTGTGGGGCTTGTCCGCTTAGAGCGCATGGTTAAAGAGCGATTATCTTTGGTCGAAGCAGAGAACTTAGGTCCCAGAGACTTGATTAATGCCAAACCAGTTGCTGCGGCCGTCAAAGAATTTTTTGGCTCATCGCAACTATCACAGTTTATGGATCAAAACAATCCGCTGTCTGAAGTGACGCACAAAAGACGTATTTCAGCGCTAGGCCCAGGCGGTTTGACGCGTGAGCGCGCAGGTTTTGAGGTGCGCGATGTTCACCCGACGCACTATGGACGACTTTGCCCGATTGAAACCCCTGAAGGACCGAATATCGGTTTGATTAATTCATTGTCCACTTTTGCGCGTACGAATAGCTACGGCTTTTTAGAAACGCCATACCGCGTGGTGAAAAATAAAAAAGTGACCGCTGAAATTGTGTATTTGTCAGCGATTGATGAAAGCGAGTATACCATTGCGCAGGCGAATGCAAGGCTAGACAGCAAAGGTTGCTTTGTCGATGACTTGGTGGCTTGCCGGCATCAAGGTGAAGCCGTACTGTCTAACCCAGATCAAGTTCAGCTGATTGACGTGTCACCCAAACAGGCCGTATCCGTTGCTGCCTCTATGATTCCGTTTTTGGAACATGATGATGCCAACCGTGCGTTGATGGGATCAAACATGCAGCGCCAAGCGGTGCCGACACTAAAGGCGGATAAACCTTTGGTTGGTACGGGTATGGAGCGTTTGGTTGCGACGGACTCAGGTGTGGTGGTTATCGCAGAACGTGGCGGCGAAGTCGACTCGGTCGATGCGGGTCGTATTGTGATTAAGGTCAACGATGACGAAGCCGCCGCTGGCGAAGCGGGTGTCGATATTTATAATCTGACCAAGTACACGCGGTCTAACCAAAACACCTGTATCAACCAAAGGCCATTGGTGAAACTAGGCGACAAAGTTGCTAGAGGTGATGTGCTGGCGGATGGCCCTTCAACCGATATGGGAGAGTTGGCGATTGGGCAAAATATTCGTGTCGCATTTATGCCGTGGAATGGCTATAACTTCGAAGATTCTATCCTAATTTCAGAGCGCGTTGTAAAAGAGGACCGCTTTACAACAATTCATATCGAGGAGCTAACTTGTGTGGCAAGAGACACCAAGCTAGGTTCTGAGGAAATCACCGTTGATATTCCAAATATCAAAGAAAGTGCATTGGCTAAGCTTGATGAGTCAGGCATTATTCACATTGGTGCCAAAGTCAAGCAAGGCGATATTCTCGTGGGTAAAGTCACGCCTAAATCAGAGCGACCGCAATCACCAGAAGACAAATTGCTACGTGCGATTTTTGGCGAAAAAGCCTCCGATGTCAAAGACACATCGTTACGCTCAGGGTCGGGCGTAGAGGGTACTGTTATCGATGTGCGTGTGTTTACGCGTGACGGGGTTGAGAAAGATAGTCGAGCGCTTGCGATAGAATTAGATGAAATTCAACGGGTCAAGATGGATTTAGACACAGAGCTGGCGATATTTGAAGATGACTTTTTTGAACGCGTTGCTCGGCTGTTGGTTGGGCAAAAAGCCAAAAAAGGGCCAGCAAAAATCAAAGCCGATAGCGTCGTGACGCAAGACTACCTAGATAGCCTTGATAGAAATCAGTGGCTAGACCTTCGTATGCAAGACAAAGCGATTAATGAACAGCTCGATGAAATGCAGTCGCTGCTTGTGGTTAAGCGCAAAGAAAGCCTAGAACAATTCGAAGAGCAAAAACGCAAAATCACACAGGGCGATGATTTGCCACCAGGCGTTCAGAAAATGGTAAAAGTTTACCTAGCAATTAAACGAAGATTGCAGCCTGGAGACAAACTAGCGGGACGTCACGGTAACAAAGGGGTGGTTTCTATGATTGTCCCCCAAGAAGACATGCCGTTTTTAGGTGACGGTGTGCCTGTTGATATCGTGCTAAACCCGCTCGGTGTGCCGTCGCGGATGAATATCGGGCAAGTACTAGAAACGCATTTGGGTTGGGCCGCTAAAGGGTTGGGTGATAAGATTAATCAAATGCTCAAAGCCCAAACCTCTATGGCGAAACTGCGAGAATTTTTAGGTAAAATCTATAATCACGATAAAAAGCGTGAAGATTTGGATAGCTTGTCAGATGCAGAAATCATTCAATTGGCGGAAAATTTACGGGGCGGTGTGCCGATGGCGACGCCTGTGTTTGATGGTGCTTCAGAAAAAGAGCTTTGCGAATTATTAGCACTTGCTGACTTGTCTGAAACGGGTCAATCAGTCGTGTTTGATGGGCGGACAGGCGAGCAATTTGACCGCGAAGTTACCGTTGGTTATATGTATATGCTAAAACTTAACCATTTGGTTGATGACAAAATGCACGCACGTTCAACCGGCCCTTATAGTTTGGTAACGCAACAGCCACTCGGCGGTAAGGCGCAGTTTGGTGGACAGCGGTTTGGTGAGATGGAAGTCTGGGCATTACAAGCCTATGGTGCTGCCTACACACTGCAAGAGCTGCTAACAGTGAAATCTGATGACGTAGAGGGTCGCGCCAAAGTGTATAAAAGCATCGTAGATGGTGATCCGACGATACACCCAGGTATGCCAGAATCCTTTAATGTACTATTGAAAGAAGTGCGTTCATTAGGGATTAACCTAGAGTTAGAGCAAGACTAA
- the rplL gene encoding 50S ribosomal protein L7/L12 — protein MTNDQILEAIEAKTVGEIVELIAAMEEKFGVTAAVAAAAPAAGGDAGGEAAAKDDFDVVLTGDGGKKVAVIKVVREITGLGLKEAKDAVEGVPSTLKEGVAKGEAEEIKAKLEEAGATVELK, from the coding sequence ATGACTAACGATCAAATTTTAGAAGCAATCGAAGCAAAAACGGTAGGCGAAATTGTTGAATTAATCGCTGCAATGGAAGAGAAGTTCGGTGTGACGGCTGCGGTTGCAGCGGCAGCACCTGCTGCTGGTGGAGACGCTGGTGGTGAGGCAGCGGCAAAAGACGACTTCGATGTGGTCTTGACAGGTGATGGCGGCAAAAAAGTCGCGGTTATTAAAGTCGTTCGCGAAATCACAGGTCTTGGCTTAAAAGAAGCTAAAGACGCCGTTGAAGGCGTACCTTCAACGTTGAAAGAAGGTGTTGCAAAAGGTGAGGCCGAAGAAATTAAAGCGAAGCTTGAAGAAGCTGGCGCAACTGTTGAACTGAAATAA